From one Flavobacterium sp. N502536 genomic stretch:
- a CDS encoding CsbD family protein, with translation MNITEIKGNWNELKGKLKQKFATLTDDDLMFAEGKEDEMYGRIQQKLGKTKEEFHQILSDL, from the coding sequence ATGAATATTACAGAAATAAAAGGAAATTGGAATGAGTTAAAAGGAAAACTGAAGCAAAAATTTGCAACTCTGACAGATGATGATTTGATGTTTGCTGAAGGAAAAGAAGACGAAATGTACGGAAGAATTCAGCAAAAACTGGGGAAAACAAAAGAAGAATTTCATCAAATCCTCTCAGATTTGTAA
- the pyrF gene encoding orotidine-5'-phosphate decarboxylase: protein MTTQQLHEQILLKKSFLCVGLDPDLTKIPPHLLETEDPIFEFNKAIIDATHDLAVGYKPNTAFFEAYGLKGWLSLQKTIEYINENFPEMFTIADAKRGDIGNTSSMYAKAFFEDLNFDSVTVAPYMGKDSVEPFLAFENKHTIMLALTSNEGAFDFQTLNVNGKELYKQVLETSKTWKNSHNLMYVVGATKAEYFTEVRKIVPDNFLLVPGIGAQGGSLSEVCKYGMNDQVGLLVNSARAIIYASKGTDFAEKAREEALKVQKEMEEIITSKFQV, encoded by the coding sequence ATGACAACACAACAACTACACGAACAAATTCTATTAAAAAAATCATTTTTATGCGTTGGACTGGATCCCGATCTGACCAAAATTCCACCTCATTTATTAGAAACCGAAGATCCTATTTTTGAATTCAATAAAGCAATAATTGATGCCACTCATGATTTGGCTGTGGGATACAAACCCAACACTGCTTTTTTTGAAGCTTATGGATTAAAAGGATGGCTTTCGCTTCAGAAAACCATTGAATACATCAACGAGAATTTTCCGGAAATGTTTACCATTGCCGATGCAAAACGCGGTGACATAGGAAATACGTCAAGCATGTATGCCAAAGCTTTTTTTGAAGATTTGAATTTTGACAGTGTAACCGTTGCTCCTTATATGGGGAAAGATTCGGTAGAGCCGTTTTTGGCTTTTGAAAATAAACACACCATTATGCTGGCGCTGACTTCAAACGAAGGTGCTTTTGATTTTCAGACGTTAAACGTAAACGGAAAAGAATTATACAAACAAGTTTTAGAAACTTCCAAGACCTGGAAAAACAGCCACAATCTGATGTACGTAGTAGGCGCTACAAAAGCGGAGTATTTTACTGAAGTCAGAAAAATTGTTCCGGATAACTTTTTGCTAGTTCCTGGAATTGGCGCTCAGGGTGGAAGCTTGTCTGAAGTTTGCAAATACGGAATGAACGATCAGGTTGGTTTATTGGTCAATTCAGCCAGAGCGATTATCTACGCCTCAAAAGGAACTGACTTTGCAGAAAAAGCAAGGGAAGAAGCGCTGAAAGTTCAAAAAGAAATGGAAGAGATTATTACCTCAAAGTTTCAAGTTTAA
- a CDS encoding ABC transporter substrate-binding protein translates to MKQIVDQIGTLHTFETAPKRIISLVPSQTELLYDLGLEEKIIGITKFCVHPYHFKSTKKMVGGTKKIHFEKIKLLQPDVIICNKEENTPEIVAQLSTICPVWVTNIVSIEDNFQMISDFGQLFNCRTEAQKWNNKLTFALDDFKKYIQDIPEKKAAYFIWKNPYMVAGNDTYINELLKLNHFHNIYGDKGRYPEIELKKMRLEGDPDLVFLSSEPYPFKEEDAFEIGRFTHHAKTIFVDGEMFSWHGSRLLKALSYFKILQERLKN, encoded by the coding sequence ATGAAACAAATAGTAGACCAGATCGGGACTTTACATACTTTCGAAACCGCCCCAAAACGAATTATCTCGTTGGTTCCTTCTCAGACGGAATTGCTTTACGATTTAGGTTTAGAAGAGAAAATCATCGGAATCACCAAGTTTTGTGTGCATCCCTATCATTTTAAATCGACTAAAAAAATGGTGGGAGGAACCAAGAAGATTCATTTTGAAAAGATAAAACTATTGCAGCCCGATGTTATCATTTGCAATAAAGAAGAAAACACTCCTGAAATTGTAGCACAGTTAAGCACAATTTGCCCGGTTTGGGTAACCAATATTGTTTCTATTGAAGATAATTTCCAAATGATTTCGGATTTTGGCCAGCTCTTCAACTGCAGAACCGAAGCTCAAAAATGGAATAATAAGTTAACCTTCGCTTTAGACGATTTTAAAAAATACATTCAGGACATTCCGGAGAAAAAAGCAGCTTACTTTATTTGGAAAAATCCCTATATGGTAGCAGGAAACGATACCTATATTAATGAGTTATTGAAGCTGAATCATTTTCACAATATTTATGGTGACAAAGGCCGTTATCCTGAAATTGAACTCAAAAAAATGCGTCTGGAAGGCGATCCTGATTTGGTTTTCCTTTCGTCAGAGCCTTATCCGTTTAAAGAAGAAGATGCCTTTGAGATCGGACGTTTTACACATCACGCCAAAACTATTTTCGTCGATGGCGAAATGTTCTCCTGGCACGGAAGCCGATTGCTAAAGGCTCTTTCTTATTTTAAAATACTACAGGAAAGGTTGAAGAATTAA
- a CDS encoding helix-turn-helix domain-containing protein, whose amino-acid sequence MKLFIKFDINTICSLFLKHNLDQHKINFTTLGFGEIEINDNMDAEALEALKEKLGPCGFEVVENQKSVLVQKIKDAIIELVFMEDNNNYKSSVFLAEKLNHSYGYLSNVFSEVTYSSIENFIILQKIERAKQLIIINEMSLTEIAFLLNYSSVAHLSTQFKNTTGITPSAFQRIIKKRRENLN is encoded by the coding sequence ATGAAACTATTTATAAAGTTTGACATCAACACCATTTGTTCGCTTTTTTTAAAGCACAATCTGGATCAGCATAAAATAAATTTTACGACCCTTGGTTTTGGTGAAATTGAAATCAATGATAATATGGATGCTGAGGCGCTTGAAGCTTTAAAAGAGAAACTGGGCCCGTGTGGTTTTGAAGTTGTTGAAAATCAAAAAAGTGTTCTGGTTCAAAAAATAAAAGATGCTATAATTGAACTTGTTTTCATGGAAGACAACAACAATTACAAAAGTTCTGTATTTTTAGCCGAAAAGCTCAACCATAGTTATGGCTATCTGTCGAATGTATTTTCGGAAGTAACCTATTCTTCTATCGAAAATTTTATCATTTTACAAAAGATTGAAAGAGCAAAACAATTAATTATTATCAACGAAATGAGTCTGACCGAAATTGCTTTTTTACTCAACTATTCAAGTGTAGCCCATTTGAGTACACAGTTTAAAAACACCACCGGAATTACACCCTCGGCTTTTCAGAGAATAATTAAGAAACGAAGAGAAAATTTAAACTAA
- a CDS encoding DUF5723 family protein — protein sequence MKKTLLSLLLIAITFSARSQSYLGYTHDNYAGVQSVLFNPASIADSRFKTDINLFSISGSVSNDLYGVRLFDVYKKGYDFDRQSIMTPANANNGLVNFDIMGPSFMFNIAPKHTIAVFTRARSVTNAYNVNGSLVNEVKDGLDHASNFNFNLGNPNAVSNSWGEVGLSYAAVLWQNNQHFLKGGLTAKYLQGGVNGYAQGRGVKVAFVENKANPRASTLLSEGEVTIGASQDFEANEDYKFDANSNGFGFDFGLVYEWRPEYEKYDLNKAKRADNNFRDLNKYKVRFGLSVTDIGSINYRNSKLDTYNVTGVVTEKMINDADNLYDFLNEHYTKVSTSKGVKTNLPTAIHADVDWNMYRKFYLNLNGDISMVSDSKLNGSSIANRVSLTPRYESRWFSFYVPMTWMEYSGMQVGSGIRLGAFFVGSGSVITNLVSKESKAADFHLGVKLPVYEKKFKDTDEDGVIDKEDACRKVAGPEENKGCPWPDTDGDKVFDKDDVCPNVAGPVENKGCPWPDTDGDTLLDNVDACPAVAGPVENKGCPWPDTDKDGILDKDDACPEAAGPLENKGCPILDADKDGVLDKDDACPLVYGPAENNGCPKVTKETLAQLKVEAKSIFFTTGKATLSDARKGETSGRLDAIKEILKNYPNAKFAINGHTDNVGNPKTNKKLSEARAKVVMEALIAKGVNPTNLSSQGFGSAKPVQSNKTAKGRAENRRTEIVYLGNL from the coding sequence ATGAAAAAAACTTTACTCAGTTTATTACTTATTGCAATTACTTTTTCGGCCAGATCTCAGTCTTATCTGGGATACACGCACGATAATTATGCAGGTGTTCAAAGTGTTCTTTTTAATCCGGCTTCTATCGCTGATTCCCGTTTTAAAACCGATATTAACCTGTTTTCGATCAGTGGATCGGTATCGAATGATCTTTACGGTGTTCGTCTTTTTGATGTGTACAAAAAAGGATATGATTTTGACCGTCAGTCGATCATGACACCGGCTAACGCCAACAATGGTTTGGTTAATTTTGATATCATGGGGCCTTCTTTCATGTTTAATATTGCTCCAAAACATACGATTGCTGTTTTTACAAGAGCCAGATCTGTTACTAATGCCTATAATGTTAATGGTAGCCTTGTAAATGAAGTGAAAGATGGTTTAGATCATGCCAGTAATTTTAATTTTAACTTAGGCAATCCAAACGCAGTTTCTAATTCATGGGGAGAAGTTGGTCTTTCTTATGCTGCAGTTTTATGGCAAAATAATCAGCATTTCTTAAAAGGAGGTTTAACTGCAAAGTACCTTCAGGGAGGTGTAAACGGTTATGCTCAGGGCAGAGGAGTAAAAGTGGCGTTTGTAGAAAACAAAGCTAACCCAAGAGCCAGCACTCTTCTTTCTGAAGGAGAAGTAACGATAGGAGCGAGCCAGGATTTTGAGGCTAATGAAGATTATAAATTTGATGCAAATTCAAATGGTTTCGGTTTTGATTTTGGACTTGTTTACGAATGGAGACCGGAGTACGAAAAATACGATCTAAACAAGGCCAAAAGAGCCGACAATAACTTTCGTGATTTAAACAAATACAAAGTACGTTTTGGTCTTTCGGTTACTGATATTGGTTCGATTAACTACAGAAATTCAAAATTAGATACCTATAATGTTACCGGAGTTGTAACAGAGAAAATGATAAATGATGCTGATAATCTGTATGATTTCCTAAACGAGCATTATACAAAGGTTTCGACTTCTAAGGGAGTTAAAACAAACTTACCAACGGCTATTCATGCCGATGTAGATTGGAACATGTACAGAAAATTCTACCTGAATTTAAATGGTGACATCAGCATGGTGAGCGATTCTAAATTAAACGGAAGCAGTATTGCCAATCGTGTAAGCCTAACGCCTCGTTATGAAAGTAGATGGTTTAGTTTTTATGTACCAATGACCTGGATGGAATATAGCGGAATGCAGGTAGGATCAGGGATTCGCTTAGGTGCTTTCTTTGTTGGTTCAGGTTCTGTTATTACCAATTTGGTTTCAAAAGAATCAAAAGCGGCTGATTTTCACCTTGGTGTAAAATTACCGGTTTACGAGAAGAAATTCAAAGATACAGATGAAGACGGTGTAATCGATAAAGAAGATGCTTGTAGAAAAGTAGCTGGTCCGGAAGAAAATAAAGGTTGTCCTTGGCCAGACACAGATGGGGATAAAGTTTTTGATAAAGATGATGTTTGTCCGAATGTTGCGGGTCCTGTTGAAAACAAAGGATGTCCGTGGCCGGATACAGACGGGGATACTTTATTAGACAATGTAGATGCTTGTCCTGCGGTTGCCGGTCCGGTAGAAAATAAAGGATGTCCATGGCCTGATACAGACAAAGACGGAATTTTAGACAAAGATGACGCTTGTCCGGAAGCTGCTGGTCCGTTAGAAAATAAAGGATGTCCAATTTTAGATGCTGACAAAGATGGAGTTTTAGACAAGGATGATGCTTGCCCATTAGTATATGGTCCTGCAGAAAACAACGGTTGTCCTAAAGTTACCAAAGAAACATTGGCACAGTTGAAAGTGGAAGCGAAATCTATTTTCTTTACAACCGGAAAAGCAACTTTAAGTGATGCCAGAAAAGGAGAAACTTCAGGCAGATTAGATGCGATCAAAGAAATCCTGAAAAACTATCCAAATGCTAAGTTTGCGATTAACGGACACACTGATAACGTAGGGAATCCTAAAACAAATAAGAAATTATCTGAAGCAAGAGCAAAAGTAGTAATGGAGGCTCTGATTGCAAAAGGAGTAAATCCGACGAACTTAAGTTCACAAGGATTTGGATCTGCAAAACCGGTTCAATCCAACAAAACAGCTAAAGGAAGAGCAGAGAACAGAAGAACAGAAATTGTTTATTTAGGCAATTTGTAA
- a CDS encoding Dps family protein: MIPHIGITPKNLKKSTALLATILSNEMTLYVKTRKFHWNISGNSFMELHQLFEEQYRILEAHIDEVAERISQLGDKTIGTMKEFIENSTLKESPKEYPSQKQMLKELLENHEQLVTEFRDYIPVFEEENNDAGSADFVTGLLQEHEKMAWVLRRYQA; this comes from the coding sequence ATGATCCCGCATATTGGAATAACACCAAAAAATTTAAAAAAGAGTACTGCGCTATTAGCCACGATTTTATCGAATGAAATGACCCTTTATGTGAAAACCAGAAAATTTCACTGGAATATTTCGGGAAATAGTTTTATGGAATTACACCAATTATTTGAAGAGCAGTACCGCATTCTCGAAGCCCATATTGATGAAGTTGCAGAACGCATCAGTCAGCTAGGAGACAAAACAATTGGAACAATGAAAGAGTTTATCGAGAATTCAACGCTAAAAGAGTCTCCAAAAGAATACCCTTCACAGAAACAAATGTTAAAAGAACTTTTAGAAAACCACGAGCAGCTGGTGACGGAGTTTCGGGACTATATTCCGGTTTTTGAAGAGGAGAATAACGATGCAGGTTCGGCCGATTTTGTGACCGGATTGCTTCAGGAACACGAAAAAATGGCCTGGGTTTTGCGCCGCTATCAGGCTTAA
- a CDS encoding response regulator yields the protein MQKNALHILLADDDEDDRLFFKDAFEEIKIQTKVEFAHDGMQLMDHLMNPDNTLPDILFLDLNMPKKTGKECLIEIKKTEHLKNIIIAIYSTSSSEEDIEDTFIQGANIYIKKPSDFNNLKKIINEVVTVNWHYHTSGLNRDNFLLRLK from the coding sequence ATGCAAAAAAACGCATTACATATTTTATTGGCCGATGATGATGAAGACGATCGCCTTTTTTTTAAAGATGCCTTTGAAGAGATAAAGATCCAGACAAAAGTAGAATTTGCACATGACGGAATGCAGTTAATGGATCATTTGATGAATCCAGACAATACGTTACCTGATATTTTATTTCTGGATTTAAACATGCCTAAGAAAACCGGAAAAGAATGCTTAATCGAAATTAAAAAAACAGAGCATTTAAAAAACATTATTATTGCCATCTACTCTACTTCTTCCTCTGAAGAAGATATTGAAGACACCTTCATTCAGGGAGCGAATATTTACATTAAAAAGCCAAGTGATTTTAATAATCTCAAAAAAATAATTAATGAAGTCGTTACTGTAAACTGGCACTATCATACCTCAGGGTTAAATCGTGATAATTTCCTGTTGCGACTAAAATAG